Genomic segment of Candidatus Protochlamydia amoebophila UWE25:
TTGCGTCATTTAAATGACTTGCAAGGTGAGAAATTGAAATCTTACTTTGAGCGAAAATTCGATAGATAAGAAATTTTAAAGAGGAGCTCATATGTCAATACCTAAAGAAATTATTTTTGAAGAGGAAGCACGGGAATTTCTTTTAAAGGGAATCAAGAAATTAGCCGATGTTGTTGCCTTCACCCTTGGCCCTAAAGGAAGAAATGTAGGTCTTGAAAAAAGTTGGGGAGCTCCCACAATCACAAACGACGGCGCAAGCATCATTCGAGATATTCAACTCGAAGACAAATACGAAAATATGGGCGTTGCAATGGCAAAAGAAGTCGTCCAAAAAATTAAAGAAAAGTGTGGAGATGGAACAACAAGTGGAGCTCTACTTTTAAGATCTTTAGTGGAAGCCGGTATAAAAAATATTTCTTCTGGAGCAAGTCCAATCGGAATTAAAAGAGGGATGGATAAAGCTGTTGAAGTTGTTGTAAAAGCAATTGAAAAGGCAGCTATTCCAGTTAAAACAAAACAAGAAACAAGAAACGTTGCTGTTGTTTCCGCTTCCGGTAATCAAGAAATTGGCGAATTAATTGCAGAAGCGATGGAAAAAGTGAGTAATTCCGGCGCTATTACAATCGAAGAAGGAAAGGGTACCGAAACAAGTATAGAAGTTGTCAAAGGGATGAAATTTGATCGTGGTTATGTCAGTCCTTACCTTTGCACGAACCTCGAAAAAATGATTGTTGAAATGGATCATGCTCAAATCCTCCTCGTTGATAAAAAAATTTCTAGTATTCATGAATTACTTCCTGTGCTTCAAGCTACGGCTGCATCAGGACGCGAACTTTTAATCATTGCCGAAGATATTGACGGAGATGCATTGTCAACACTAGTCGTCAATAAACTTCGTGGTACTCTAAAAGTAGCTGCTGTTAAAGCCCCAGGGTTTGGCGATCGTCGTAAAGCAATGCTTCAAGATATTGCAACGTTAACAGCCGCTACGGTTGTTTCTGAAGAACTTGGCATTTCTTTAAAAGAAATTCCAGCAACAGCTTTAGGATCAGCAGAAAAAGTAACTGTCACGAAAGAATCAACAACGATTGTTGGTGGAACAGGAGCTCAAGAAGATATCGCTGCAAGAATTAAACAAATTGATGCCGAAATTAACTTGGCACAAAGTTCTTATGATAAAGAAAAACTAGAAGAGCGACGAGCTAAATTGAGTGGTGGCGTTGCTGTTATTCGAGTAGGTGCGGCGACAGAGACTGAAATGAAGCAGAAAAAACAAATGTTTGATGATAGCTTAAATTCAACAAAAGCTGCTTTAGAAGAAGGAATTGTTCCGGGTGGAGGAGTTGCTTTACTAAACGCAAGTAAAACGTTGGGCCAACTAAAACTAGAAGGCGATGAAGCGGTAGGAGCTAAAATTGTTTTGCAGGCTTGCGAAACACCTATTAAACAAATTGTGCAAAATACCGGTTTTGATGGAAGTGTCGTCTTAAATGAAGTCCTCAATTCTCCTGCCAATTTCGGATTTAATGCTTTAACTGAAAAAGTCGAAGACTTAATTGCCGCTGGCGTGATAGATCCTGCCAAAGTCATTAAAAATACGCTTACCTACGCAGCATCAACTGCCGGTATTGTGCTTCTTTCTGAAGCATTGATCGCAGATGCGGATGATGAAGAAGAAGAAAACTCTACTAAATAAGTATAGTCTTGGGAGTTTGCAAAATCATTTTTTAGCAAACTTCCAAAACTTTATTCTTAGAACAGAAAATGATCCAACAAGAATAGCTTCTAATGATAGAAATGTGCTTTTGTTAATTTTACGGTTGTGTCTGAGAGTTGATTTGTTCTTTAGCGGAATTCTTTGCATTCTCAGTTAATGTCAAAGTTGGCTTGAGGCCTAAGCGAGTTGCTTTTAATTCTTCTTGACGATTATTTCGAATGATTTTCCTTTGAATATATCTAAGATGATGTGCTATATCCTTCATAATAAATACCTCCTAAAACTAATCAGTTTTTCAATCTAAGAGTTTGATCAAGAGTAGATGATAGTCCGTCTACTATCAACGATTTTTTATTAAAAAATAATAATCCCCTTTTTAAATTTTCGATAATTTTAGAGTTAAAAGTCTGCTTGCTCATTTAACTCTGTCTGTATTATGTTAACATTTTTCTTTATTTTTTTACTTAAAACTATTACTAGAATTTATAAATATTTTCTCAATATCCTGTTTATAAATGACTTATTACTTTTCTCTGACTGAAATAAGTGTCGATATCAATCAAACCACTCTGCTGTAGAATGATAAATACAATAGCAATGGGAGCAACCCAACGAATAAAGAAAATCCACGGGTGCCATAACCAACGCATGGTCGTACCAGAAGAAAACTCCTCTTTCGCTAATTCTTTATCTAAAACCCAACCCGTAAAAATAGACACTAATAACCCTCCAATAGGTAAAAACCAAAGAGTAACCAAATCATCAATAGTTTGAAAAAAAGTTTTTCCATAAATGGCGGGCCAGTTTGCAAATAACGTATTTGTATTAGATAATGCGCTAGGAATACCAAATATAAAACAACTAATCGACACAATTAAAACAGCTTTTTGACGTGACCAACCGAGTAAATCAGTAAAATTTGCTGTGACAACTTCGATTAAAGCGACAGCAGAAGTGAGTGCCGTAAACACAAATAACACGAAAAATGCGGTAGAAATAAAAAGAGCTCCCGGCAACTGAGCAAATAAAACCGGTAATGTTTTGAAGACAAGCCCAGGACCTGCTTCGGGTGCAAATCCAAAAGAAAAAATAATAGGGAAAATCATGAGGCCTGCCAATAAAGAAATCAATACAATCATGACACCTATGATCACTGCCGTTTTAGGAATATTGTCCCCTCTTCTCATATAGCTCCCGTAAGTCAACATGATCCCTTGACCTAAACTAAGCGTAAAGAAAGATAGCCCGAGAGCATCAATAGCAGCAGAGGGTTTAAAACGAGATAAATCTGGATAGAAAATAAAATTAACTCCTTCTCGAAATCCTGGAAGGGTGAAAGCATACGCACACATACTTAAAAGAATAATTAATAGACCAATCGTCATAAAGCGGCTCCAATACTCAATTCCTTGACGAATGCCTCGATAAACGACGGCGGCTGTCAATGCCGTGAAGAGAAAATGCCAGAATAAAGTGATATCAGCTGAAGAAGCAAGGATGTCAAAAACCCCTGAAATTTCTTGGGCTGTCCGATCCTTGTAAAATTGACTGAGAGACATGAAAATGTAATTGAGCCCCCATCCCGCTAAAATACTATAAAAAGACATGATTAAAAAAGAAGAGGCAACTCCTAACCAACCCACAGTTTTCCAAGCAGCAGAGTTATTAGCTAAGCTTGCAAAAATGCCAACAGCTCCACGTTGGGCTTTTCGACCCAAAATCAATTCCGCAATAAAAACTGGAACTCCAATAAAAAACGTGCATAAAATATAAATAAAAACAAAGAGCCCTCCACCGTTTTCACCTGTGACATAAGGAAATTTCCATAACGTTCCGAGACCAATTGCCGATCCCGCTGCCGCAAGAATAAATCCTAAATGTGAACTCCAGTGCTCTCTTTGTTTTTGCATATTATTTGTCTCCGAATTAATGAATACAATTGATTTGGTACTAGGCGAAAAACGACTCCAAACAAATTTTAACTTGCTTGTGTGTTAGACGTAGATGGCGTCAGTGTCAAAAAGAAATGAAATGGTTGAAATAATTTTTTTAGCTGGAGAAAGGATAAAAAAATTTCTTCTTTTGGACATAACAATCTGTTAATCCTTTGAAAACGATTTTATCGATCTCTTATAAAAAAGTTATGCTTCAAATGAGTTAGTTAAACTAAGCATTTGAGGAATTTATCACAACGTACCTAAGTTGACAATAGTTATTTTTTCTTATATTATCTTAAATTTATTGAATAAGGATTGCTCATATTATTCTCGCTCTTTATCGAAGCCGCTGTTGTTTTAGAATTGTTTGTATTATCTTTCTCATTTTATTTTTTTTTGCAGGTATTCGACAAATGGTTAAAAAGAAAGGCTTTTAAACTATGTTAAAAATCATTAAAGAAGAAAATCCGTGGTATGCAGAAGGATTATCGTTTGAATGCACTGGGTGCGGTCAATGCTGTACAGGTGCTCCTGGATATATTTGGGTCAATGAAGAAGAAATCGAACAAATCGCTTTTCATTTACATTTATCCATTCAAGAATTTGCAGATCATTATTTACGCTCTATTAATGGGCGTTTTTCACTGCTTGAGAGGCCACAAACTTATGATTGTGTATTTCTAAAAGATAAAAAATGCCAAATTTATTCCGTCCGTCCTACCCAATGTCGTACCTACCCTTGGTGGCCCCAAAACCTGAAAACAAAAAGAGATTGGAAAGAAGCTGCTAAATGGTGTGAAGGAATTTCGGAAACAGCTCCTGTTGTCTCCGTAGATAAAATTCATGAGCAATTACAGAGACAACTGCGTGAAAATAACCAGCCATGACAAATAAAGTTTTAGCTATTGGATCTGGTAAAGAGGTGATGGATAAATCAACAGTCGCTGTCAACTTAGCTGTCGCTTTTTACAATTAGGCCCTAGAGATAAGTTTATTAGGTGCCGATATTGATGGTCCCTCGATTTCCATTATGTTAGATCTCAAAAATTGAGCCCTTGCCTCAA
This window contains:
- a CDS encoding sodium-dependent transporter — encoded protein: MQKQREHWSSHLGFILAAAGSAIGLGTLWKFPYVTGENGGGLFVFIYILCTFFIGVPVFIAELILGRKAQRGAVGIFASLANNSAAWKTVGWLGVASSFLIMSFYSILAGWGLNYIFMSLSQFYKDRTAQEISGVFDILASSADITLFWHFLFTALTAAVVYRGIRQGIEYWSRFMTIGLLIILLSMCAYAFTLPGFREGVNFIFYPDLSRFKPSAAIDALGLSFFTLSLGQGIMLTYGSYMRRGDNIPKTAVIIGVMIVLISLLAGLMIFPIIFSFGFAPEAGPGLVFKTLPVLFAQLPGALFISTAFFVLFVFTALTSAVALIEVVTANFTDLLGWSRQKAVLIVSISCFIFGIPSALSNTNTLFANWPAIYGKTFFQTIDDLVTLWFLPIGGLLVSIFTGWVLDKELAKEEFSSGTTMRWLWHPWIFFIRWVAPIAIVFIILQQSGLIDIDTYFSQRKVISHL
- the groL gene encoding chaperonin GroEL (60 kDa chaperone family; promotes refolding of misfolded polypeptides especially under stressful conditions; forms two stacked rings of heptamers to form a barrel-shaped 14mer; ends can be capped by GroES; misfolded proteins enter the barrel where they are refolded when GroES binds) yields the protein MSIPKEIIFEEEAREFLLKGIKKLADVVAFTLGPKGRNVGLEKSWGAPTITNDGASIIRDIQLEDKYENMGVAMAKEVVQKIKEKCGDGTTSGALLLRSLVEAGIKNISSGASPIGIKRGMDKAVEVVVKAIEKAAIPVKTKQETRNVAVVSASGNQEIGELIAEAMEKVSNSGAITIEEGKGTETSIEVVKGMKFDRGYVSPYLCTNLEKMIVEMDHAQILLVDKKISSIHELLPVLQATAASGRELLIIAEDIDGDALSTLVVNKLRGTLKVAAVKAPGFGDRRKAMLQDIATLTAATVVSEELGISLKEIPATALGSAEKVTVTKESTTIVGGTGAQEDIAARIKQIDAEINLAQSSYDKEKLEERRAKLSGGVAVIRVGAATETEMKQKKQMFDDSLNSTKAALEEGIVPGGGVALLNASKTLGQLKLEGDEAVGAKIVLQACETPIKQIVQNTGFDGSVVLNEVLNSPANFGFNALTEKVEDLIAAGVIDPAKVIKNTLTYAASTAGIVLLSEALIADADDEEEENSTK
- a CDS encoding Mrp/NBP35 family ATP-binding protein, whose translation is MTNKVLAIGSGKEVMDKSTVAVNLAVAFYN
- a CDS encoding YkgJ family cysteine cluster protein; the encoded protein is MLKIIKEENPWYAEGLSFECTGCGQCCTGAPGYIWVNEEEIEQIAFHLHLSIQEFADHYLRSINGRFSLLERPQTYDCVFLKDKKCQIYSVRPTQCRTYPWWPQNLKTKRDWKEAAKWCEGISETAPVVSVDKIHEQLQRQLRENNQP